The Lolium rigidum isolate FL_2022 chromosome 2, APGP_CSIRO_Lrig_0.1, whole genome shotgun sequence genomic interval GTGTttatagtcgtcgctaggtggtcgaaAGACCTAATTGtatttttttattacttttgtGTTAGTTTCTactgctattgatgattattaatagattggtgaaatttttgaaaaaaaaaagtttggttCCTAAAGGGAGTCCAAATCAAACACGATGGTGCCAGGTCTCGGGTTCTTAACCTGCTTAGTTTCCTCCACGGCTGTAGTAAGCCCTCCTTGTTACgtgctgccaccaccaccatgacGTCTCAGCTTTGCCTACCCTCGCACAAAAGCCATCTTCCTAGTACACATGAATCGTCCGCCGGTGTCGTCTCGTTACCAAACGAGATGATCTTCGAGATCCTCTCCAGAGTGCCACTAAAGTCCATGTACAGATTCCGATGCGTCTCCAGCGAGTGGTGCGTCATCATCTCCGATTCGAACTTCGTGGCAGCGCACAAGTCCCGCCAGAAAGAGCATGACATTGTGGTTTTCGTCTCGAGTGGAGATCCTAACAAAGGCGTCTACCTACAGGTGCATGATATACACGGCAATGTTGTGAGCAGGAGGAAGATCAGGGGTGGCGCCGGAATATTCAGCAGCCTCTCCGCGGACTGCCTCCAAGCCCTTGTCCGCGTTCCAGACGATTATTCTGGCGTGTTAGAGCTAAGTCCAGATTTTTATTCAGATGTGTTAGAGACATGTTAGCCTAACAGCGCAGGggttgtttttttattttcagtTAACTCGATCTTGATTCGTCCAACAAAATTGCAATGCGGACATGCAGGTATGCGTAGGGTAGTTGTTCTATGTTTGCTCCAAATTTGACTAACAAACCAATTATCATGAAAAAAGGGAGTCCTAGTCCAAGTCAAAGTCCAACATGAGGTGTCTAGTCAATCGGATTACCGTCTCAATCTCGATCATTGTAACCTGCTTAACTACCGCATCTACGTCTTCAACGGTTCAACCTCGATCGCGACAgctcaagtcttcctcgttgcgtCGTCTCCACTCGACCGCCGTCACCGAGCGTGCTGCCGCATTCGCAATGACGCATCAGCGATATTCGCCGGTCGCCCCATCGCCCAAACTACGCCACCATCTTCCTCGCCTCCACTCGAGCGCCGCGGCCGAGCGTGCTGCCACTATCGCAATGACGCACCAGCGATATTCATCGGTTCTCCCCACGCCCAGACGACGCCGCCATCACCCTCGGCCGGCTAACCCAGCCCGCGGAAGAAGGAGCACACGTGCACCATGGGCTGTCGACGCCGCCTCGTTACTAAACGATATCATCTTCGAGATCCTCTCCAGATTGTCGGCGTGGTCCGTGTGCAGATCGCGGTGTCTCCAAGGAGTGGTGCGCCCTAATCTCCGATCCAAACTTCGTGGCCGTGCACACGTCCCGCCACGCCGAGCCGCTCCTTGCGTTTCTCTCTCGCGCGCGGAGAAGGATGTAAAAAAGGTGACGAGCTACAACTGGTGGATGTCCATGGCCATGTTGTGAGCAGGAGGGTGATCAAGGATGGAGCAGGAGGGTTTTCTCCTTCGGCAAGCTCTCTCCGCCAGGACCTTATCTGCGTAACCGAGTAGGCGAGGTGCTCGTGACCACCCCAAGACTGAAAAAGAGCCCAACTCCATAGAAACTATCGAGGACTTCACCACGCGGATGAACACAACCACGGCCTTCGGCCATGCCGTCCCCTCAGGCGCCTACAAGGTGGTCCGCCTCGTACACGGCgatagctgctgggtttcctgtaGGAGATGACACCGGATGGAAACCGAGGCACCCACCCGAAGCCCGTGTCGTCGCGTCTTACCTTGGCTCCCTCACTGTTGTGAACGGCATCCTCTATGTCCCGACCTCAGAGTAGGGGATGCTCGGAGTGCTCCACTAGGACATAACATGAAAAGAGCATGTTTGCATTCTTAGAAGGTGCATCCGTATTATGGAATCAATCAATATTAATCATATACAAAAACTTTTTCGAGAGTACGCGAACGCGTACCTTTCTTTTATAGTAGACAGAGAGAAAATTTACAGGTTAGTTCTTCCATGCGAACATAGAGAACTAGGGGAACTCAACACACtccaaaaacacacacacacgccTACTTTCCTAGCCATTGTCAAACACTCCATCTCCAGATCTGTGCACCGCCTTGAGTTTGTAGAACTCGTCAAGGATCAATGCCGTAAGCTCGTCCGTAGATCTCTGTTGGTGTACATTGTTGAAGCACCAGGCATTTCGATTTTTCCAAAGCGCGTGTCCAGCGGTACAGACCAAGCTATCAAACCAATGGCGCTCCTTATCTCTGAACTTACCTCTCTCCACCGACCACCATTGCTGCACCGTGCTATCCCTTAGAGGTGCCTCAAACTGGAGACcaagtaggactctgcacttgtgCCACACCTCTCTGGCTAGCACACATTGCATCAAAAGGTGCTCAGCCGTATCTTCTTCCTGCAAGCAGACATAGCACGCCGAGGATTGTGGCTGCAAACCATGTCTCATTCGCCGATCCGCAGTCCAAATTCTATGTTGAACTGCAAGCCACATGAACAGCTTGGCCTTTGGAGTTGCTTTGCTGCTCCAGATCTCCGTACCCAGCTCGAATCGAACCCTACCCTGACATAGCATCCTGTATGTCGAGCTTGTTGTGTAAGTACCAGAGCTATTCCATGGCCATGAGAGTTTGTCGGGTTCACCTGTCTGCCTATGCACACTGTTGATCGCATTCCACAGCGCCACACACACTCGTGCGCCTCTCGTGGCAAGCGTACCAGAGATGTCTCGGATCCACTTGTTCTCACGCATCGCTTGAGCAATAGTTCTGGCGTTCTTGTTTCTGTTAGAAATATGCAATGTTATCCCGGGCGCAATGTCAGCGGCCGACCGTCCCCCAATCCACCGGTCCCTCCAAAACAGCACTGACTGGCCATCGCCCACCTGGATGCGGACTAAGCTATCATATACAAAAACTCAAAACCTAATTTGCCATGTCCCTCAACACTAAAACAACGGACAAAAAGTTTATCCTTCATTTGTTACCAACAAAAGAGGCACCATATCGGAACTCTGGCAAAGTCAAGGAAGAGCGGAAATATCACGGGCGCATGTTACCTGGATGCAAACACAGTAAATGAGGTTGGGGGCTCCCAAATTCATGGAGATAGATTCAGATGCGAGTTTCATGTCAAGGAGAAAGACCTCCAAATCAAACGACAACAAAGACTTGAGAGAGGTCTCCATGATTTCGCGCATAACTGGACTTTGGGAGGTGGCAGACACTGAGGCAGAGCTCAAAGTACATCTGCACCCTCGGGATCCACCTCTGCCGAGAATGAAACACCATTAGAATGCTTGCATTATATGAATGCAACAGAGGAAGAATTCTACGATGATCTCAGTTCTGAAAAACAATCGTTCTTTTCCTTCGTTTTATTTGGCGAGAAAAAACTGGTATCAGTTATACATGGATTACAGGGTGGTCTTGGTTATCTGCTCAAACCACAATGGTTAATATATAtatgaaaaattataagaaacttAGGAAAAATAAAATTACAGGTTATTATATAAGCAACTAATCTATATGTGACTCATTGATATACACTATATGGGCGTAGCTAACTGAACCAAAATGGTCTTTGTTGCACAACCGACGTAAACTATTCTAGAGAAACTAAGAATATTGGCACTATGTGGGTGTAGCCTAACTGAACCCAAAATGGTATTGTTGCACAGCTCACGTATGACCAAACTAAGAGTACTCCACACAAGCATAAATATTGCCATTTGATCATCAAATTATCCATTAATTGAACAAACAAAACAAGTTGGTTTGGTCCAATGGGTGATTCATGATGCTGATTGAAGATTATGCGCCTTTGTCGCACCAATGGAAACTGAACAACAGAGAACTGCAAGAGCTTGTACAAACGGTCTTGATAATTTATTACGAAACAATAACATCCTGATACCTAGCTAGTAGCCTAGTACTACAACAAAGAAAGGAAGATGCTAGAGTTGAAGAAGCCAAACACTTAGTTATGAATCCAGCGACAATTTTAACTATGAACAGTAGCCAAATCAATTAGAACTTTGCATATGTATAGAGTGTATTTACTACCATTACCTGTCTTCAAGGAACAACATGAAATCCAAACAAGGAGTACCTTATGGCAAACTGAAAATTCACTTCGATACAATTTCTCTATATAGTACTGATGCCTAATAGTTGTTTACTACACAGATTGATGGCAtgcatatatatagttttatacctTTGTCAGACCATGTTTGTCTTGGAACAAAAAAGAAATATCACATGATCAATGTAGAACCTAGTACTACAAGACAGAAACATACTATGTTTCAAGACAAACAAACGATGATGTTGGATTCCTGAACACAATTTCTATCGAAAGTGTGTGCCTATACTGAAGCTTAACATATAGTAGCATCCTTCAGAACATAAAAAAAAACCCATGTCCAGTGTTGAAGCTTCCACTTACCACAAAACGAATCATATGGAAACTATCGAAGGGATACCACATCATAGTTCACTTCCATAGTTTTGCCACATGTCCATAGCGTTTTGCAAAATATTATTGGCAAAGGTAAATCCATTAAAGTATCCAAAGTATCCTAGGTTAGAACTCACTGGAATCGCCAGATCTCAGAAAGCATATTAAATGGAAACACAGACTACGTTTTTTCTGATGAAAGGAGCTTTATTAACTCAAAAATCGCAGCAATATATATTACATGTACTCCTGATTATAGAATACACTTAATCCATTATCATATTCGAATGAAAAACCATTCAAGACATAAAATACTTGGGCAAGAAGCAGCCATTAACCCTAGCAATAGAAGTACTACCGGCAAAGAACTACACAACATGGCAATTAAAATGTCCATGCTATACTTAATTAAACTGTACCGGCAAAGAACTACACAACAGCACCTTGCATTTTACTGAAAAAACATAGCAAGTGTCATATAACTATGCTATCCAGGAGCTGACTGAAACTCCATGAACCTAAACATGGAAGGATTTCATGGTACAAACAGAGATTACAAAAATTGAAAGGAGTTCAACTTTTACCGTTGGCACTTGGCAGCGAGGAGAACGCTGAGCGGTCGAGGAGGACGTCGAGAGGTGCACTGGATCGAGCAGGAGGTAGACCTGGGCCAGAATCTGCTGCGCGTGGAGAGGGGGCCTCGGTCGCCCGCGACGCTGGCTGCTGCGCATTGAGAGGTAGGCTCGGTTGTCGTCGCCGGTCGCTGCTGAGCGTGGGGAGGCGGGCTCGATCGCCCGCAACTCTCGCTTCTGCGCACGGAGTAACGCACTCGGTTGTCGCCGCCGGTCATTGCTGCGCGTGGAGAGGCGGGCTCAATCACCGGCGACGCTCGGTGCTGCGTATGGAGAGGCGGGGCGCAACTTGAGCCGGGGTGAGCGGCTGGGGGAGTAGCTGTAAGAGCAGTAGGGCTGGGCCGGCGAGGTCTGGGACGGCGGGGGTTGGATCGGCGACGGCAGGGGCTGGAGCTACGACGATGGCGGCGGAACCGAACCCGACAGGGCTGGGCCGGCGGGGGCTGGAGCTGCGACTGAGGCGGCAGGGGCTGGagctgcgacggcggcggcggaatcGAACCCTACAGGGCTGGGCCCGGTGAGGTCTGGAACGGCGGGGGCTGGATCGGCGATGGCGGCAGCGGAACCGAACCCAGCTCCATGGGAGCGAGGCGTGCTTGAGAAAAAAGATGGGGATGCGTCTTTTTTTTCCTGAGATAAGATGGGGACGCGGAAAGAGAAGGAGAGGGTGGTCGCTGGTGGGCCCCacacggcaatgcccaccatcaaATCGATGAGAAGCGAGGGATAGCAACtagcatctaaaggtataattgctgcacccccatggggcatgGAGAGGCCATCCACGATAGGCCACTCGGCGCGTGAGGGCTGGCCGCGCAGCTCGTTTGGCGTTCAGCAGTTAGGCCACGTATCGCTAGGTGATTGGACGCAGATGGCCCAACGTGAGACAAAACCGGCCCGAGCCAACCGGCCGATGCGAGACAAACCCTATCGATTCCCTTCGCCTCGTCCTCCTCGCGTGCCTcaacgccgccgcctcgcctcgcGCCCCTGCCTAGCCGCCACcttgcgcgccgccgccgggcttCCTTTTCTTCTCCATCGCGGTTGCCTCGGCAGCAACAAGCGGAGGTCAGCGCGGGGAAATCACACGAGATCTCGCCGCCCCACCGCATCGGCCGTCGCGATCCCCTACTCCATCCTCTCCCTTTTTTGCTGGTCACGGGAGGAGAAGGTGTCGTCGTCCACATCGCAGGAGGATTCCATGGCGCCGTGACCATCGTCGTCCTCGGGAAGGACGCCAATCCCTCTGCAGGTCGTCATCTTCATGGTCGTTCGCGTGCAGGCTGTACCGCTCCGCCTCTGGTACATCGGGTAGGATTCCAATACCCTCTATTCCCCGCTGCTCCCTCTCCCAGCCGTCGTGCTTGCATTTGCTCCTACACGAGCATGTGGTTCGGAATATACGGGGCCGCTGCCACAGCTTGACTCGACATGGAATGCGGGACCCGTAGTCCTAAAATCTCCTTATGATTcatctctctcgctctctctatTTCTCTCTTAATCCCGAGAAGTTCAGTTTGTTTTTGCGGATCTGCTTATTTATGCCAACCGGGTGTTTCACAAAAGTACAAGAAGGTTATTCACTCTTTTGATTTGCTGATTGGGCACGGATGAAGAGGTTCTTGGATGCAGTAAAGATTCAGGTTTATTTTGGCTACATTATTTCTTAGTTTTGGCTTAAAGCTAGCTGCAGTAGATATTGGCTTAATATTTCCATGTGGATGTGAAAACTATCATTTTTTCTGTATTTGATATGGATATCTTCTCCCAATTATGCAGCTTGCTTACTGCTATATTCCTGCCCATTTTGATTGAACAAAAGCAGCACATGGATTTGAAGTTATCATGCAAATCAGATGATACCAGGTGATCATTACATGTTTATGGTAAGCTCCAGATCTGTGACGACGGTCTAAACTGAATCTATATATGGCTCTTTTGATATTTATGTTGACCAGAGATGAAGAATCAAAACTGAGTTATTTGGACGTTATTGATTTCAATTGGAATATATATGATATATTTTCCTAATACTGCTCTCCATTAAGATATTTTGTGTATTGTTGTCATATGCATTATATGATCTTAATCTCTCTCTCACCCGCTAAAATGTTCGTGTGTGTTCTGGCCGACACCCTTTTTTCTGCAGAGGCTTCGGAAGGGGGTCAAGACCGTAATGTTGGTGTGGTTGCTCCTGGTGCATAGGACTTCATGCGCGGGATTGGACAGGTCCAAGGCACATATGGGATCCTTCATTTATTGTATGACATAAATTATTTATACGTGTTCCATCTCTGGATTAGGACACATATTAATTATGTGGTGGTGATCCACATTGTTAGTTAGGTGTCGGATTGCTGTTTATAAAGTACCTCGGGTCATGGATTCAGATATTTTTAGTTCATGTATCTCTTAGTTCTTCCATATTATGTGTTGATTGTTGGCCAAGCAGCCCTGGATTTTCTAAAACTAAGTAGCGAGGAGAAATAAGGAATTAGGTGCCGAAGTATGATTTGTTATTTTGCGAGCCTATAATGTATGCCTAGCTTTTACCCTCTCCCTGCGTTTACTCGACATGGCCTTGGATTCGTTGATAAGGCGCTGatgacgacggtggcggcgcagcaacCAAATTGTTGGTCCAAGCCCCATGTGAGAAAACTCCTTTTATTTCTCACTTACGTGAAATGGATTGTTACCTGGTTGATTTTGGTTTACCATTTGTGTTGATACCAGTTATTATGCTTTACCGTCTTTCACAATAGGGGCAAATCATTAATTCATTGACTGCACTTGATAAAAAAAAATTTGTCATTGGAACTACTTTTTTATTTGTATATGTTATTATAAGTAATGCCCAGTCAGACACTTCTGATTATATTGGTATCTCATCTTGATCATTTGCATTCGGTCATTTTAGGGAGTACAAGGATCTTAACAACTTTTGTTTGTTTGCTGTCCACGTGTAGATTTGTAGAATTGGTGTCTGCATCTCAGCTTAGTTGATGGCCTTAATTACTGAATGTGCTTCAATGGATGGAGCTTTATATCCTTCCTAAGCAACCAATGAAATGAAGGTAAAGCAGAGTAACCACAAATCTCTCCTAATTATGTAGTGTCTGCTCCTATCATATATGTAAGGGTTTCTAAGTAATTGGTTCGGGGATCATGTAATTTTCAAACAGAAGAAGTTTTCTTTTGGATTTACTCCCTAGGCCTGTTAAACAGGGAAGATGAAATTATTTCATGATTCTTGGTTTTCTTGACCTATCATAGTTAGTTGGCGTGCATTATTGTCTTCCGAATAGATTCCAAGTAGATCTGGTTTAAAAAAATACTATCAAGTTAAATCAATTATTGTTCTATAATTTCATTTAGGTGAATGTTTGCCGCTGGTAGTGCCTTCTCTGTAGGTTTGGTCTATTTTATTTGTCTCACTAATCTGAATTTAGTGCAGTGTTCGAGGTACAAGAAACGATTAAGAAGGATGTAGACGAGGATGCAGAGCTAGGGAGTGTAAGGCACACATtttttgtacctaatgacactggCGCTTTTCTTCTACCTGATGATAATGATGCTTTTGATATTTGTATTGAGCAGAGGTGAAGAGGTCCTTGCATTTAATAAAGATTCAGGTTTCTTCTTGCCTACATTTGTTTTTACACTTGCGTATCTTAATTGGTTAttcgattgatttgtggtgaattataaTTGTTTAATCTAGAAGTTAATTGAGCACAAAAGCTCTTGGTGGTGTCAGACAATAGTTCCATATATAAATTGATTTTTGCATGTCAGATTCTTTTGTTTATACCTACACGATTGGGTTTGACTGTTTGCTCTTTGCGGTGACTCCAAGTACACAAAAGCTCTTGGCGGTGATTCCAAGCACACAATTGGAAAATTGCAGGACTGGGCTCGCTCAAATAATTTGGACACTGAATTTTTCCACTACAGAAAATTCAGACAGTTTAGGTTAGTTTATAATTGTCTCTCACATGTGCTTCCTCAGTATTTATTATCCCTGTATCAACTTCATCTAAATTGCTTTTTGTGAGATCGCAACCAAATCTAATATGTGTTGGTGTTTGAGTAGGACCTTTTATCTCAACTCAGATATATTAATAAACGACTATTTTCTGGTGATTGTACATGCTATCTTAAATGTTATATTCCAATTTGTCATGATCTGCGGAAACTTCGCTGTGTCTATTCCGAAGATTAGAATTTTTACATCTGAATGTGTTCATTGTCTTGGCCCACATATGTTTTCCTTATATACGTACCATGCCAGTCAAGGCCCATGGCTGAAACATCTGGATATTTATGTTATCGTGTTGCTTGATTTTAAATTTCTTATGCTCAAATTATAGCTCCAGGTGAAGGCATCCTGAACGACAACATGCCTTCGTTGCTCGTGGGAGTGTAATACGCTTCAGAGTCTTGATGAGGTAATAACAAGACTCTAAACTCGTGTATGGATGTAGCATCATGAGCTTACTGCTCGAGCACAGTCATGGATTGCGCCTTCATCTGCGGCTCTGCGTTTGTGGCATGGCTCAACGCCCACTCCTCCACTAAAGAAGCAGGTAAGCAATGGTTACCTGTTATTTTTTGCAGCTTTGTTTTTAGCTTTTATTACCTTTTATTGAACAGTTACGCGTGTATCAAGATATCCTCTAATTGGATAGCAAGACATGTCAGCCTATTTGAGTTGACTAAGGATGGCACACCTAAGCATGTTTATTCTGTACCTGTCTTTTTCGTTCATTCACATGTAATAATTTGATACTTCTTGTCCCTTCGAGTGCAATGTATTTTTGGCTTCTTGATGCGCATAGCAATCTTGCCTCTATGGATAACCTGGATGTATTCACTATGTGCTTACACCAAAACTCCTGTATTTTTCGTGCTTATTTGGCACTTCTTCTCAGATTTTTTATGGGAATGGTGGCTCTAGATTTATAGCTTTTGTGTCTAACAACTCAGTAAAGTTATATGATTAGATGAGCTGTCATATATTTTAGGCAATACATGCTTCCATTTATGATAAACAGACCAGATGAGGTATTATCACCTTTTGTAATCTCATTTTTCTTGCTTGTTGGGTACAGTGCTCATCCTCATTTCTCGTGCCGTCGATGTTGTCCCGCACTCGCCCCATTGTCTATCCACGAAGGTAAGAGAATTATGTTAATATTCCCCTCTTTCCTGTGAAACCTCTTTATGTGTTTGCTCTGTGAGCCATTTGGTGGTCCTTCTGATGAATGAGCCAATAATAGGTTGGGACAACGAGTAGGGAGCAGCAAGGATGGAGACGCCCGCATCGACGATGAATCTGGAGGCGACCAGCAGCTACCCGAGCTGGTGCGCAGGTATATCGTGAGTTAACCAGGGAGGGAGAGGATATGGAAGGAAGCAGCAGGAGGTTATTTCTTGATTTCCCATTCATGTGCTCTGGATCTGCATGTTTGGATGTACTGTTTTTCTTGCTAAAATGGTTGATGTTCCATCTGATGACTCGTCTGCTGCTGTTTCTTGCAGTATGAAAATGGATTTCAGTCAGAAGAGTCGTAGAAAAATGATACTAAGGTGCGCGGTGGCCATGAAAGGAAAGATGGTTTCAACGCACACTACTTACCTGGCAAAATGAAGGTACTTTGTTATGTATATTGTGTGTGTCCGATCAAATGGGAGaattttgtttccttttttccCTTTGCGTCCTGCTATTTTTTACAGAGCGCGGTAGTGTTGTTTCTCCATTTTTGTTTGAGGATGTAGCCCCTAGCTAAGTAAAACTATCAGTAACCGGCTGATTTATAGACAGCTAAAAATGAGAATTCTTGTTCATGCTGTAATAGTTTGATTGAACTTTTTATACATATCTAACTAACAGTACGGTTTTAGAATGTCGCAGTTGAAACCCCCAGCTTGCACCTACTTGTAACCTGTAATAATTTACAATATCTTAGTCTCATTGTAGCACATTCTGCTGATTTTGTGTTCTTGAATGCCACTGCTCGCGTCACATATTATTCTAAGTGAGTCAGAGTTATTTTTGCAGATCAGCCACTTAGTTGTATGTATTGTTTATTCAGATTTTGTATTCTAATTGTTAGTAGCCGGTGAGACTGGTTCAAATATTGTCAGATATGTGAAGTACCTTTTTAACAGTGACATATAATCTGGCTTTGGTTGCTTGCCTCCATA includes:
- the LOC124685957 gene encoding uncharacterized protein LOC124685957, coding for MVPLLLVGDGQSVLFWRDRWIGGRSAADIAPGITLHISNRNKNARTIAQAMRENKWIRDISGTLATRGARVCVALWNAINSVHRQTGEPDKLSWPWNSSGTYTTSSTYRMLCQGRVRFELGTEIWSSKATPKAKLFMWLAVQHRIWTADRRMRHGLQPQSSACYVCLQEEDTAEHLLMQCVLAREVWHKCRVLLGLQFEAPLRDSTVQQWWSVERGKFRDKERHWFDSLVCTAGHALWKNRNAWCFNNVHQQRSTDELTALILDEFYKLKAVHRSGDGVFDNG